In Nymphalis io chromosome 11, ilAglIoxx1.1, whole genome shotgun sequence, one genomic interval encodes:
- the LOC126771801 gene encoding cytidine deaminase-like: MDNSKIVDFSSLGDVIKSLLREAVEVRKRAYCPYSNFAVGAAILTEDGSKVYTGCNIENSTLTPCICAERAAVPKAVCEGYLNFKAVAVVAYQKDCFTAPCGVCRQTLSEFCGSDGDIEVYLSKPTLDKVLCTKLSELLPLSFVSYKKDSVVEK, encoded by the exons ATGGATAATTCCAAAATTGTCGACTTCAGTTCATTGG gcgatgttataaaaagtttattgcgAGAAGCGGTGGAGGTACGAAAACGAGCGTACTGTCCATACTCAAATTTCGCAGTGGGTGCAGCAATTCTCACAGAAGATGGTTCAAAAGTATATACAGGATGTAACATAGAAAACTCGACGCTTACGCCATGTATCTGCGCAGAGAGGGCGGCTGTACCGAAAGCTGTTTGCGAAGGCTATTTGAATTTCAAAGCAGTGGCTGTGGTGGCCTATCAAAAGGACTGCTTTACGGCGCCCTGCGGTGTGTGTAGACAAACTCTAAGCGAATTCTGTGGTTCGGATGGTGACATAGAAGTGTATTTGAGCAAACCGACTTTGGACAAAGTCTTGTGTACGAAATTGTCAGAATTGTTACCACTCTCATTCGTCAGTTATAAAAAAGACAGTGTTGTCGAGAAATGA